Proteins co-encoded in one Acipenser ruthenus chromosome 3, fAciRut3.2 maternal haplotype, whole genome shotgun sequence genomic window:
- the LOC131708209 gene encoding uncharacterized protein LOC131708209, translating into MAVIDHVSTRWLSLETAVVRILQLYRALVSYFKSNIEKQARFKRLRKHFEDPMTEVHLLFYQATLPVLTEFNLLFQRQEPSVYLLHGQMRSYVKKLMSKFVTTTAIKNADVCEVEYKDKQNQVADHKLNVGWTTRTTLNRLHEAGEISQYQVDNFHKAVRAFFVAAVDYAFKKLPFKEPVLEHSQFIDFQQKMDCDVNDALYFVYRFSHLLPYGDPKEQDKLSEEFLDYQLMEEKDIPRSIWEQAVSRVSEQEVYHRMDKVWAHMATIKSPVTGMPKLPMLSKVAQLILTLPHSNADAERVFSMIGLNKTDTRNALALEGTLSSIMTIKMSGMEPNCFKYEPPAEVIKASKSAASSYNREHAAASNAGSECT; encoded by the exons ATGGCTGTCATAGACCATGTTTCCACACGGTGGCTGAGTCTGGAGACGGCAGTAGTCCGCATTCTACAGCTGTATCGAGCACTTGTCAGCTACTTCAAGTCTAACA TTGAGAAACAAGCCCGCTTTAAGAGGCTTAGGAAGCATTTTGAGGATCCAATGACAGAGGTACACCTCTTATTCTACCAGGCCACACTGCCTGTCTTAACAGAGTTTAATTTACTCTTTCAGCGCCAAGAGCCATCTGTGTATCTTCTCCATGGACAG atgaggTCTTATGTTAAGAAACTCATGTCCAAGTTTGTTACCACAACTGCAATAAAAAATGCTGATGTGTGTGAAGTTGAGTATAAAGACAAACAGAACCAGGTGGCAG ATCACAAGCTTAATGTTGGCTGGACAACAAGAACAACCCTCAACCGTCTGCATGAAGCTGGTGAGATCAGTCAGTACCAGGTAGACAACTTCCACAAGGCTGTGAGGGCattctttgttgcagctgttgacTATGCCTTTAAGAAGCTGCCCTTCAAGGAGCCAGTCCTTGAACATTCACAATTCATTGACTTTCAACAGAAGATGGACTGTGATGTGAATGATGCCCTATACTTTGTGTACAG GTTTAGTCATCTGCTTCCATATGGAGATCCCAAAGAACAGGACAAGTTGAGTGAGGAGTTCCTGGACTATCAACTTATGGAGGAAAAGGACATTCCCAGAAGCATTTGGGAGCAGGCGGTGAGCAGAGTCAGTGAGCAGGAGGTGTACCACAGGATGGATAAAGTGTGGGCACACATGGCCACAATCAAGAGTCCAGTAACAGGAATGCCTAAGCTACCCATGCTGAGCAAGGTGGCACAACTAATTCTAACCCTGCCACACTCTAATGCTGATGCAGAAAGAGTTTTTTCAATGATTGGACTAAACAAGACTGACACACGGAATGCTCTGGCCTTGGAAGGCACACTGTCTTCTATAATGACAATAAAGATGTCCGGTATGGAGCCCAACTGCTTCAAGTATGAGCCCCCAGCAGAAGTAATCAAGGCCTCCAAGTCAGCTGCTTCCAGTTACAACCGTGAACATGCAGCAGCTTCAAATGCTGGCTCAGAATGCACCTAA